The Theobroma cacao cultivar B97-61/B2 chromosome 2, Criollo_cocoa_genome_V2, whole genome shotgun sequence genome includes the window aatgAATTTCTTTTGGTGACAAAACGTGAACACCTTTTATGTGAAAGAATCCCAGCCACTCAATCGCTTAGCCTCCAATGATGCACACACGATTGCAATGGATCCTTCTCAATGAGAGAGTTTTATGCCACgggcttgtgctagcaagtggacaacgatttgtcctcttttcttctttggtttCCAATAAAGAATCCAAGgagaagttttcaaaagaaaatacacTTCTCAAGAGTGGCAGCACTCAAGAGAAAatcccccttttttttcttaaaaaagagtggctataatgtgatatttatatctaggtttaacttattgaaatttgcaaaataagtccttaatattataacaattataatatttaaccaatacctaattaaactcttttaattaggtccttagtagttaaacctagaatttgatttaagtctaacttaaatcatcacactctcaatttaatccaaattgcaacctttgtgggtgacccattaggttNagtctaacttaaatcatcacactctcaatttaatccaaattgcaacctttgtgtgtgacccattaggttcttAACATGTTgacaatggaattgaattataatattattaattaattaatttaaacgaatcatatttaattttaaattaaataattcaatttcataaaccatgattggcatctagcaatgcatcatagCCACctaattgttaggagagtcaaaggattctttgacaacctttcagtgtacagtttTTCAGTGCAATTCATttcctcatcatatatcccaaaGATGATAAGATATTGGTgtagtgtctactcttattgatctccatatttgttcttgcagttagatcattagctttatggagacttatgaaactcatttcataatctcttaATCACCAtggccaaggatttgattaagctaatatcaaccaagaactaatgagatatttccccttgaacacttggggtgatgattcctatcttgaccactcatttgccttcatatgTTTCATACTATACTCAAAAACATTATGTTTTGGTATCCTTGATTAGGCACCcataaggatgaaatcaaagcgtAGTACTCCACATACAAAACAACTTgatgtctcaagtctaaggagtagttacacaactgacacatgagaagtattgcatagacacttgagtgaaataccaaatgcacttctcatggcgggtcatgttcagtgaacttgttatCCCATagcaagcacccacatgctagttccaagtatctctatacttcaacctatgaaaACAATTGCTTACTTTACAAGTAAGGAGCATAATATGTGCCAATCTTTAAGCATTATTGATGCCTTGTCTCAATAATACTATGATCAGGAACTTTTAGGAAtaatgctttaatgcataaagatctcataattgtatcccaatacaattcctttacaaggcatatatagtttcataggctttatctacataagtacaaaaagtaattaaattataaacttatggataaagaactacctcaatgttattatgaataacaaaatatcatacatgaatatctcaaaattgcaGTTCCCATATAACCACAGATTGGCTTGAAGGGCTTATACTAACAGATGGCACTCAGTATGAGTGAGGCCAATGTGCCACACGAGTGGCCTAAACATGGGTAGGATGCATTCATTCATTGAGCATACATGATGATTACATATTATGAATGGCAtggatgtatgtatatgttatGTTTGCATGTTATGTTATAATGATTGCTTGAGTGTGTAGATTATTCTCTAAGCCATAAAATAGCTAAGATCGATTAATAGATAGAATAAGTCCTAATGCACATTGAGTTTTACGGATCGAAAATTGATCACTTAAGTTATGTGGATGGAAAGATGATCACCTTAATGTTATATGATTGAATTCTAAAGGAGAATCTCAAGTATATGAGCAACTCATATGATTTATAATAAGATTGGAGTATATTACCCATAGTTTAGGTTTATATGGTTGGGAATCGTTTTTATTAGGGAGGATTTGATACTACAAGTAAGGTACAGCTTCCTTGTTTTTTCTAAAGGTTTTGTGTAAATGTTCAGTATATTTAAAGAACTATATGTTTATGAACTGTCAATAtcaccatgaaaaatgagacTAGTTTGTAACAACTCaattttatgagaaatttagaaataaaatatgtttatctCAAAATTCATGTTTACATTAACGATATAATTTTATGCAAAAACTATTCCCCTTGGCTTGTCCCCTTCTCATATTTATTCACGGAGTCTTTGTAATTCACACATTAGTTTCCTCTATTTTTATTGTAGATTAGTGATAGCCTTTCAGCCACTTGAGACACTAATACGTGATccattcttctttcttctcttgaaGATTGGAGAGTCAGGTCATATTCTGCTTAACAAGCCGATCTTTATTTCTAATTATGTTATAATGTTGTTCAATATTGTTGTGACGATGTAGCCATGTTATGGCATTACACTTGGTATGGATATTATATAAGCATATATGTGAATTGAACATGATGGCTTGAGAGCCTATGTGAGCACCACAAGTGTGCAAATGAATGAGATATGTATGGGCATATGGACccatatttgattataaaaatttttgcttATGAGAATGGCTATGAACACGTTAATTGGTGAAATCCATAATGATGCACTTATGCATGTGTTTACATGATAATGGGAAatgtatgatgatgatggttaTATGATGAATAATAGTTATGTTCAAATGACGTTAGGCTTGCTTAGGTATAACATGTTATAATCATCTAGGTCCTAGCGTCGGTCATGATCCTCCAAATTCAAGATGTGAAAATTGATCTTGTCAATACCAATGGTGATAGGTTGGATTTAGTGTGGATGTACCATTTGTGGTGATCATGGGGTTAGCGCATGGTGTTGCTCCATTTAGATATCCTTTGAGATTGTAACCAACAATAAGCAAACAAAGTTGCAATTGCCAAGAAGGAAAATTGATATTATTGAGTTTCAAATGTAGTTGGGCTGCAACATTGATGGAGGTTGGCATTGTTGTTTGAGGCTAATGCACAGTAAAGGAAAGAGTGGTGGTGGTTGATTTATTGAAGGTGACCTTTGAAGTAAGATTTGGATCATGTTGCTGTTATGCTTAACGAAGCTTTGATAACATATAAAAACAAGGGATGACAAAAGCAAGGAACAACAGAAAATAAACTTGCAAAGATCTAACTGGATGAGGAATGTTCGTATATTTATACTAGATACAAGATAAAGTGATAAAACTAATATATGTTTTGAATCAATGATAGTGATGATCATTAGTTGATAaactataattaatttaaatcttaaaCAAATTCAATGGATAAGCTAATTTGATAAGCTTGGTTTTGAATCTTGAGCTCTTTGAAGTGGATAAGCTACATTATCCTTCATACATGCACCATGAAAAAGTTTTTGCCAAGTATCTACTTGATGTTTGTTGTGTGAAATATCCAAACAAAGAGTAAAATTAAACACcatcaatgaaaaaaaaaattaaaaactcttCATCCCATCacttatctttttattttttcctcttgCAATCACTTAtcttttcatgatttttctctcttcttaaaataaaatttttgaaaagataattttaagACGAGAGAAAATGATAAGAGAAAAACTAAGCATGAATGAACAAGGCAAACATGTAGCACCGGTCCAAACGTGtaaacaaaattcaatataCTGATCTGCTGCTTTGAAACTGTATAACAAGTGGAAGAGACagccgatcatggcccaaaatacaAGATACCTCCATAAAGCCCAAAATCTTGCTTTGATTGACATTGCCAGCTTTGACAAATGTTTGTAATATTTAACCAAAAACCCCCAAACCCTGGAAAACCTAAGCTTATCTAGTATAGTGGAAGCATTTCCTAAATTGGGAGCATAGCTTTGGTTAGTCCTCCCTGTTTTGTTTGGTAATGCCTGCTGGCTGATGCGTAACCCTCACGAGGATGCGGGTCATTTCCAAGGCAAATCATCTAAAGTCTATTTCGTTTGCTAACCCATTATCAAGTTTTTGATAAAAGCCTAAGGGCGGAGCAGCCTTGTTGGCATGTCTAAATACTTTTTCCAACATTTGTTTATGGCCTGGTTCTGCCGTTCTAACTATTTACCAAATTCTCAAATTGGTACTCAAAAATGCTACTCCTATTAGCAACAGTCTCACAATCCCTCCTGTCTAAAACCCTTTTAAGCTTTCATTGATGGAGGTAAAAAGAAAGTTCTTTTAGCTGcaatttcttattttcataatgGCTGCATCGGCATCAGCTGCAACTTCGCCACTGGTATTGGCACCCTCTTTGAGGAAAACCAATCCCAGAATCTTTCCCACCCAAATTCATTGGCCCACTACTCGTAGCAAGCAGTTTCTGTCCAGGTCAAAGTTTCAAAACTGGCAGCGTTTTCCTCTTCCTTTGACCATAACAAGGGCTTCCTCAAATGGGTTTCTTGATACAGCTCATACAAGcagagaaaaggaaattttgcCTTCGTTCGAGGAGAAGCCAGTGAAATTCCTCTTCTGGGTCGTGCTCTGGGCTTCCTTGTCTCTAGTTTGGTTTGCTGCGTCTAGTGATGCTAATGCTTCTGCTGCTGCAGCTGATTCCATTAGAGCTTCCAGCTTTGGCCTCAAGATTGCTAGTGCTTTGCGTGGCTCGGGCTGGCCCGATGAGGCTGTGGTGTTTACGCTGGCTACACTTCCTATTCTTGAGCTTCGTGGTGCTATTCCTGTTGGTTACTGGATGCAACTCAAGCCTAGACTCTTGACAATCTTATCTATTCTTGGGTTAgccttattttctttctcgTTAATGCGGGATATTATCAGTGTTCAGCTCATTTCAGGCTcatgtttaaaaatttaagagtATGGGCACGTTGTGGTTatgacaaattttaattttaaccaGTTTACTGGTAGTAATTGTTTGCCTTTCACTAATCCTTTCCATAGAATGCATACTTGTCACTAAAAATTTAAGCCAAGGTAGCATgcttttttataatatttaatgtaaTGGGTGTGCTTACAATTAGATAGTATAATTTAGTAATCAGTTTGTCATGCATGATTATCTTGGAAACTAATGAATTTTGCAAACTTTATTATTTGACTGCAGGAATATGGTTCCTGTGCCCTTCATTATACTTTACCTGAAAAGATTTGCTACTTTTCTTGCTGGAAGGAACCAGTCCGCATCTGGGTTGCTTAACATGATCTTTGAGAAGGCCAAAGAGAAGGCTGGTCCCGTGGAAGAATTTCAATGGCTCGGGCTGATGCTTTTTGTGGCTGTTCCTTTCCCTGGAACAGGAGCATGGACTGGAGGCATCATAGCTTCTATTCTTGATATGCCCTTCTGGTCAGCTGTATCAGCCAATTTCTTTGGTGTTGTATTGGCTGGGCTTCTGGTAAACTTGTTGGTGAACATGGGTCTCAAATATGCCATTGTTACTGGTATCATTCTCTTCTTTATATCCACTTTTATGTGGAGTATCCTTCGAAATATTAAGAAGTCTTTGAGCTCCtcaaaataatgttaaatTACTCATTGAAGTAGTTATTTCCATCTAAACAGAAACTAACTATCCtcagatttttattttgtataattCGCTGATCAGAAGCTTACGGACCTTCGCTcttatttgaaaacttttattCAATGCTTAGATTGTGATTCATAGGAGCACAGAAGTATATATGGTCTTAGAAATTTTAGGCAAAGATATAAGAAATGAGCTTTTCCACAGGTAGGACATTATGATATTTGGGCAATGCcttaaaagaggaaaaagcCATTTTTCAACCCATAGAACTGCAATATGCGTAGCTATGTCCAGCTATAAGTCTTCTTCTGGCACAAAGATGGTTGAGGAACCAGTATTAAAACGCAATTTAACGACTGTGAACCATATGATTATATATTGCTTTCTTGCATAGTTCATGATTTGTGGTTATTTAGGCCAACCAGGATTACTATTTCCACAATATTATTATAACTGAGGGGCTTGTTTGATTCATGGACATTTTTAACTTCTGTAAGGTGGGTGCTTAATCATGTGGTGATAATACAATCTTCCTTCAGTCTTTGTGAGATTAAATGAAAAGCTAGCCAATTTGTAGTGAGGCTTCAAGACAGATTGGAGAAGTTACTGTAATCGATTAGATGTTCCAACACCCTTTTTGGTCCAATTTTTAGCAACATTGCCACTAAATCATGTAGAGGTTCCCTATCCCTAGTCAGTCAGTTTAATTATGATTGGATTGATTGTtgatctttctctctcttctctctgtctctctcgtTATATTTAGATATTGAGTCTATTAACACTTGTTGAGTAAGTGATTATTTTCTAGACTTGAGGTACTCAATTGGCAATGAATTTTTACTACAATTGGTTAGGGCAATAGGTAACCAATGTAAGGTCAGAATATGGTGCAAAATGAACTCTGTTATGCATGGCCCTAACAAACTGCTACCTATCATAGAACAGTTTCATAGATTAGATTGGTATAGTTGAAGTTCCtgataaagaaagaaagggcaTCGTAAAGTCAACATATTACTTCAAGTGGAGAAATGAAAATCATAACTGGATGAGAAACTCCTGGAatctttggatttatttggaAGATCTCTGTAAGCAAATGGTGTTGATCAAGAGGTACTAGTCAGATGTAATCTCTGCAAGGCAGAGATTCATAATATTAGGGAGATGTACACTTCTTATGTTACTGCAGGTTTAGTACTATATATCCACCTGGCTGTCTCCCTATACTTTCTGCATGAcctataaaacaaattatcgGGATCATAAGTTCCCAGTAAATATGCGTGCTTAGTTGTAGTTAAATCTTCATTATAATGATCTGGTCTTTTGGAGTGAGTTTTTCTATTTCTCAGAGTATATGTTCAGTAATTCTAACCCTGTATACTCATACAAAGAAGGGATTTAGTAGGAACAATGTTAAAACTATGCTTCAACTGCATCTTTAAGTTTTACCTTCTTAACTTAACCATCCCTGTTTGAAGAACATGTCAACTTTCGTTTGgataaaaatatcaaccaATTTGCTGCTTCTTTTAatcatctttttttctttgtgagCAAGCCATGTATTGTTGAATCATTTGTGAAccggttttttctttttgggggTAATATATTGG containing:
- the LOC18609278 gene encoding uncharacterized protein LOC18609278, which codes for MAASASAATSPLVLAPSLRKTNPRIFPTQIHWPTTRSKQFLSRSKFQNWQRFPLPLTITRASSNGFLDTAHTSREKEILPSFEEKPVKFLFWVVLWASLSLVWFAASSDANASAAAADSIRASSFGLKIASALRGSGWPDEAVVFTLATLPILELRGAIPVGYWMQLKPRLLTILSILGNMVPVPFIILYLKRFATFLAGRNQSASGLLNMIFEKAKEKAGPVEEFQWLGLMLFVAVPFPGTGAWTGGIIASILDMPFWSAVSANFFGVVLAGLLVNLLVNMGLKYAIVTGIILFFISTFMWSILRNIKKSLSSSK